GGGGTCTGATTTAAAACGGTCATGGGGTCTGATTTAAAATGGTCAGCTTCCGATCTGCAGTGGTCCAGACCTAAAAGGTCTTGATCGGGGGCTTTTCCCTATAGGACAAGAAGGAGAGTTGAAGTTCTGTATTTAGCATTGAATAGATGGGTTGACTCTACTATCAGGCAATTTCATACTGACACACCATAATACCCAATACTTTTCATCACACGTTTCTCCAGGTGTTTCATATTTATTTGCCATATATGTGTGGAAGGACAGTTCCTAGAAATTCCCACAAACTGGCTGGTGGGGAGCGAACATTGTTTAAGAAACCACCGGCTATTAACCAATCGCAAAGAGTAAGGAGAGCCCCTAACTTAAACTAACAGCACCAGGAAACACACAGCATAATGTTTGTATGTGGTCTCTGAGTTGAAACTACAACTGCCATTGTGTTGTTGGAACTCAACACCTCCTGTCCAAATGtaaaacatcaatcaatcaatcaaatttatttataaagccctttttacaacagcagttgtcacaaagtgctttacagagacacccggccttaaaccccaaggagcaaacaacagtagtgttgaatttcagtggccaggaaaaactccctaagaaggaagaattttaggaagaaacctagagaggacccaggctcagaggggtgaccagtcctcttctggctgtggcgggtgagatattaagagtccaattggaataataaatacatttctctgggctaaattcagagtctgtttgattcgagactaggtcaaaagtatgaccaggtggacaaggacagggacagcaacgggccccccaaaccaggtactccgcaggtaaAACATCCAGTCGATGTGTCCCTGTCAAGTCTTAAAGAGTTTTCCATAGGGATTATTATGGGGAAATGGCCGTCACATTTTCCTCCAATCCCAGATTAAACGCATAAAAGCACCCTCTGCTTTTCACCTCTGGGAGAGGAATGCAACCTTGAGCTTTGAGGCCTATTAAGTACGGTATGCCTCCGCAAATACGGTAAACACTGTACGTTGAAATATACTGTCAACTGGGACCCACTAGGCTATTCAAATGACTAATTGTCACCACCTGCTGTCCACTTGAACTTGAATAAAGACAGACTGCAGGTGAGAGGTCACTGCAAAACCCTGGGATACAAGGTGTAAGGGCTCTATTAACCACtcctaaataaactgaaatactAAACAATATCACACTGACATCCTCCTGCCTGTTCTTCCTTCGTGTGTATATGGAAATTAGCACTGCAAGCAAATGCTCAGAAACAGTTCATCTTGGCAGCGAGGGGCTCTTGTTGAAACAAGCTGGTTGGAATCAAATCTTTTGCACGCTGGATGGCTTTCTGAAATGTGTAGATTTCTTCCCACGTCCATGTTCATTTTGATAAAGCGTGACCCAGTTCTTGAAGTCAGCTGCCGCCCGTGTCGTTTGTAAGGACAGCCGACACACACAGGTCACAGGGTGGTTAAAGCGTCTGACCAGAAACCATAAGGCTGATTGAATCGCAGAGCCGGCATAAAGTATGGCTACAAAGGGACAAAGTCAGGGTTGAGTGAGCCAGCAGGGTTAGATGTTAGATCAGGAGCGTCTCACCAGGAGTGAGTTGTGATTAATTCCATCAAACTGTCCGTATTTGCATCTTGAATGAGGCGATTCTGCCCAGCGTGGAATCGTATGAATGTGTGCTTGTTATGTTGAGATCACATCAGAACATCcgtttatccgtacacaggaagtcacgtgaAGAAGCgcgacagtaattagccaatggccTTACGgtgctgtgttgtgtattctggatTGCCATTTCCACAAAGTAGAGGTACGACCGGAGGTTTTTTTGAGATCGAGGTTGTAACATCATGACCGGCGAGGCTATGTGTACAGCAATGCTATTGAATAAACACACTgaacccctctctcccctgactCTGGACGGGTGCGTACTCAACCCAAGTGACCACTATCTGTTGTGTCTCATGTTAATGATTTTAGGTTGACCTGGTTGACCTGGTGACTATTCAGGACACGCTTCCCCTCAatagtttcttttttaaatttgaCCCAAAACGTGATTAAACGAGTCAAAGGCTTGATGGTTATAGTAGATTAAATGTATCCGTTGCGGGAGATTCAGGTTAAAACCAAGATGTAAAACCTACAGTTGGGAGGTCCGAAGAGAGGTTTAGGAATTCCTGGCTAGGGTGGGACGGGTTATGATGGAGCTGTGGCACGTCGGTGGCGATAAGGTCCAGTGTGACATCACCCCTGGTACCATATTGGCATAGTTTGGGTAAGCCTGTTAGACTTGATAACCGCATTTGTGTCCGATCTAGTCTGCCAGTGTGACAAggccaaagaaagaaaaatgaaatagaTGTTTCAACTCTAATCCTGTTCAGGAGATctgccctcctgtaggtttatattataaccctgttcctggagatctaccctcctgtaggtttatattataaccctgttcctggagatctaccctcctgtaggtttatattataaccctgttcctggagatctactctcctgtaggtttatattataaccctgttctggagatctaccctcctgtaggttttaattataaccctgttcctggagatctaccctcctgtaggttttaattataaccctgttcctgaagaTCTACTCTCCTGTAGGTTTATAttataaccctgttcctggagatctactctcctgtaggttttaattaTAACCCTGTTcgtggagatctaccctcctgtaggttttaattaTAACCCTGTTCCGGGAGATCTACCCTGCTGTAGGTTTTAAttataaccctgttcctggagatctactctcctgtaggtttatattataaccctgttcctggagatctactctcctgtaggttttaattaTAACCCTGTTCGTGGAGATCTAccttcctgtaggttttaattaTAACCCTGTTCcgggagatctaccctcctgtaggtttctattataaccctgttcctggagatctaccctcctgtaggtttatattataaccctgttcctggagatctaccctgcTGCAGGTTTTCAttataaccctgttcctggagatctaccgtcctgtaggtttatattataaccctgttcctggaaatctACTCTCCTGTAGGTTTATATaataaccctgttcctggagatctactctCCTGCAGGTTTATGTTATAAccatgttcctggagatctaccctcctgtaggtttatattataaccctgttcctggagatctactctcctgtaggtttatattataaccctgttcctggagatctgccCTCCTGAAGGTTGTCAttataaccctgttcctggagatctaccctgcTGTAGGTTTTAAttataaccctgttcctggagatctaccctgcTGTAGGTTTTAAttataaccctgttcctggaggtctaccctcctgtaggtttatattataaccctgttcctggagatctaccctcctgtaggttttaattataaccctgttcctggagatctactctcctgtaggttttaattataaccctgttcctggagatctaccctcctgtaggtttatattataaccctgttcctggagatctaccctcctgtaggttttaattataaccctgttcctggagatctacactcctgtaggttttaattataacactgttcctggagatctaccctcctgtaggtttatattataaccctgttcctggagatctactctcctgtaggtttatattataaccctgttcctggagatctgccCTCCTGAAGGTTGTCAttataaccctgttcctggagatctactctcctgtaggttttaattataacactgttcctggagatctaccctcctgtacgTTTCTAttataaccctgttcctggagatctactctcctgtaggttttaattataacactgttcctggagatctaccctcctgtacgTTTCTAttataaccctgttcctggagatctactctcctgtaggtttatattataaccctgttcctggagatctactctcctgtaggttttaattataacactgttcctggagatctaccctcctgtacgTTTCTAttataaccctgttcctggagatctactctCCTGTAGGTTTATATTATAACCCTGTTCAGGAGATCTACTCTCCTGTAGGTTTATAttataaccctgttcctggagatctactctcctgtaggttttaactccaaacCTGCTCCTAGAAATCCAAAACAATGTGTCcattacctgtttttttttatatgggcCGCCCCGGGAATCCAACCCACTATCCGGCCCTTTCAAGCACCACGCTCTAACAACGGAGACACAGGGGACcgctgacccctgaccctgcTTACCTTCTGCTTGTTGAGGATCTTCATGGCAAAGTGCTGCCCGGTCTCTTTGTGCTTGACCAGCATGACGCGGCCAAAAGAACCCGTACCCAGAGTTTTCAACCGCTCAAACTGGTCCAGACTGGCTGTGTTCTGATGggggagagagccagagaggaCCCATTAAGGGTGtttatgtgagtgtgtgcgggtgtgtgtcaGCACATGTACAGGCTTGGCCCTTATGGCCTAAGGGGGGATAGGAAGagtgtcaacacacacacacacacacactcacactcacaagGCAGGTGTAGTCACacctttttttctcttcaaGAGCAGGGAGGTACTGTATGACCAGAATGTGTTAATTTAGATGTGATAAGAAACAGCCATCTAGTTTCTATTGTTCTCACTCTTTcccctgttttctctctctctcacacacacacacacacacagtaacaaacACATATGCCCACCCATGGAAACACACAcgacacaaagaaacaaacacagaaacacacacaacgacacacacacacaccacacagagaaacacacagacaaccacCCCACGGACATATACACCCcaacatacacagacaacacacacacacattatcctCAGAACCACTGACCTGTGCAGGGTTCTCCCACTTCTTGAGAAAGTCCTCTTTTGCTTTAGCGAGGAATTCCTTCACTgttgaagacacacacacattgttatcAATTAATGtacctatgtgtgtgtgtgtgtttgtgtgtttcgtgtgtgtgtgtttgtgtgttttgtttgtgtgtgtgtgttttgtgtgtgtgtttgtgtgttgggtgtgtgtgtgtgtgttgtgtgtgtgtctgtgtgttgtgtgtgtttgtgtgtgtgtgttgtgtgtgtggtcaccAAAGCTCCCATTTAATTTCCTCAAATCAGATCTTTCTAACTGACTCCTCTCCTCGGGTCATGCCTCAATACCTCTCTGTTTCTCGcctctgtcttccctctcttcctcactcttcCTCACACTTCTCTCTATCCATGTCTCgctaccccccccccttatctctctttctttccctctcttctcgCTCCCTTTCTATTTAATGCATCttgatctctctttctttctctcttctctctctctctctgtgtgtgtgatccggTTTTTCCTGTATATGTAGTGACCTGAAGGTCTCCACTAAGTCCTAATCAGTGAAATCTGACTAATCGGTCCCCTCAAGGACAAAGGCTGTTTATGTGTTAGGTGTTAGATTTATGGTCAAACTTACAAATGGGGATAGATGTAGCGTTAAGTTACACTTAGGTAGAAAGATTAGGTTATTGAAGTTAgggcaggggttcccaaacttttttgggcCGACAACCCCATTTCGAAATCAAAACATTCCCGcgaccccaaccatgtgaagaacaattatataattgttctttttttcatttgaggctatgagagtcaatcataaaacattctcccccgaCCCAATTGTCTTCTCAGGTGACCCCACGTGGGTTTGCGACCCAGGGGTTTGTGAACCTCTGGGTTAGGGCAAGATAAAGACTAGCGGTAAGGGTTTGGTTCAAGGGATAGGGAATTATTGTTCTGGTCTCTACAGGGACAAAAAAACcaaacgtgtgtttgtgtgtgtgtgtttgtgcgagcGTGCGTGCGTATGTAAGTCATCTTCAGCGCGTGCCTcaaacagtgacacctggacgACAGGACACGGTCTCATTAGTGACTTACCGCTACATCGCTCTAACACAGCAGACGCACGCGTTATGCAACAGCCAAGGAAACAATCAGTACCGTGaccgttcacacacacacacacacacacacacacacactctatatAGAAGGCTTTGAGAAGAAGTCCTGCATTTTACTGGGATTACAAATAACTATTATCAGCTGAACTAACTTTTTCCCCAATCGAACTTTAAGGGGCGGCAGGGGAGCCAAGTGGTCAAGAGCATTGGGCCAATAAAGGAAAGGTCGCCGGTTTGAACCCTCATTTTTACTATGCCGTTGTTGGAAATAGGAAACTGTTCTTAGCTAGTAAAACGTGAAAGAAATCTACCTCAAGTTGTAAGCCATAGCACACACAATGTCGCCCTGGTAACGGTATCTAACAGCAATGTGGCTGTTCTCACACCTGCCCGGCCTAGCTTGCGATAAAACACCTGTCTGAAATGCCAATTCATGGAACCATGGTCAACTGCTTTAAAGCAACCAGCTTCCAATCCGTTGGTGTTTTTAATATAGCCTATTATTCGGGCATTTTTATGCTACATTTGACAGCAAAGCGTGGAAGGCCAACGTGTTTTCAGTGAAAGAGCCCGCTCCACAGCGTCTCGGAACGCGGTACCAACCGAGCCAATacagtatttatgtatttacaaCCAGACAGTATAAGGTTACCTTTGTCCACATCTTAATCTGAAACAACAAGTATTCTAAAACGCAACCCTGCTTTCCCAAAGTCGGTCCTCAAGGGGGTACACATTTTGGGGTTTTGCCCTAGCACTAAACAGCCGGAGATTACCCGTCATCAAAccttataaatatttatattaactGTCTAGTGCTTGTGGAAGAAATTAGGCAAGCGATCCATTTGTGATCCCCAAGACGAGTTTTGTTGAATACGGGCTAAACAGTGGCTAAATTGTGCATATAAAAGGGTCAATCTGGAATTCAATTATCATGAACGTTATTGATAGCCTGTCACTTTAACTGTCATATAGCATCTGTCACAGCATCAAACAGCTAGGGTAGTGTCTGTCCACAATCGGACTCATGACGACCTCGCAGTATATGTTTAGACAATATAGGTTACTATACAGAGGCTACGATAGACAAGTATGCAACCATCTGTTTAATTTAACTGGTCCTAGCTAGCGAACCTAGTAAGCTACACTTGCAGCATTGCATTCAATGAACAGGCCTGTGCATAGCTTGCTGTCTGTGTCTTGCTTGTTGTTTGGGAGGTAAATATGTTGGTAACAACGGCGGATGTAGAAATGCGCCTGTACAATAGGCTATATCTTTGATTACGTTTGTGTTGCGCTATTATAGCTCTAAGGGTGGAATTCTGTATACCCCGAGGCCGTACCCTCACAACCTTAAGGGAGTCGGAAAGACTGATTAGAGACATTAGGGATACTACTCACCACTCTCCATCTCGCTCCCCTTCTTGGCCGTGGGCACGTTGCCCATAATGGCAGGCCGTTAGCGGGCGATCTGAGCTCCACTACCCGCCCTGGACTCTCCCCGATCCGGTACAAACTGAGGCCAGCAGTAAGTCTGAGTCTCAGTTCGTTCTCCGAAAATCCTGTGTCGGCACAGACCCGAATAGCTTGACAGCAGCAGTCTAGACTAGCAGCGAGCTCATCTGCCCTCCTCTGCCGTAATAGAACTGTTACGACAACAAAAAATGATGCTGTTATAGTCCAGGGTGGAAACAGCGACGGCCGGgtctagtctgtctgtcttgggGTCTGGTACTGGTATGGTGGTTGGTTGGAACAGCAGCGCACCGGGCCGAGACCAGCGCATCCAGCCCGACTCTGTTCCTCTGTCCCCGCCTGTCCCTCCGTGCAGCCCCCGCCAATAGAGGCCCCCCCGGCTCCCTGCCTCTCCACGAGCGCAAATACCCCGTTTTTGGACCGTGCGAAGCGGCCAATATTCCAAACAAATGCCAGGCCTCCTTTCTTTTCCTAAACCGATCTCCGAGGTTTTAATTTTACCTAAACCAATGAGATCGGAAAATAACCCGAATCAACATAGCCCCCCGTACGTCTCGGAGTCGAGCGAGCTGAGCTGAAGGAACTAGAGAGAGGCGGATCCGATCTCACCCATAGAGCCCATTGGCCGAATCCACCCTGATAGACAGCACAGTCAAGGGTACTGACTGGGCAACTGTCAGTTTGTCAACCCACCAAACTGCTCTGATTGGTTTATTACTGTCTGTCAACAAAACCATGATTCCGCCCCTTTTACACCAAAAATTCGGTGGAGAGACGTCACGGATTATGGTCCTCATTGAAGACGTACACGCCCCCATTCTCGATCTTCAAACAATTTTGATTGGCTAGGAGTTACGAGCTCGCAGGCAGAGCTAACAGAACGAGAATTCCAATTGGCGGTCCAACGGAATGGCCTCGCGTTGCCCCCGCCCTCCCGCCTAATCCGTGATTGGCCGAGTGACGTCAGCAGCAAAGGCTATTTTTAGGAATGTTGTTCAGAATGAATCTAATGCACGCGGCCGCGCTACGGCAAGACTTCCaaattcagtttgtttgtgtaaCGAAGGAGCGATGCACGTTTTTACCCTACTGCCCTGATGTATATGCTATAAAATTGTCAGTTTCTACTGATATAACCAACATCCTGATCAAGTTGTAAAAGCAGAACACGATGCATTAGTAATGTTTAAGGAACAACAACCTTAATAATATTGATACATGTATATCAATTATCGGGTAGGCTATGTTCATCCTCACGGTCAGTAAGAACATTATCACAAGGTGATGGTCACTTCAAGAGGTTACAGACTGACCACCTTCTGCAGCTCAACAGATAACAGGACATTTCTTTTTTAGGGGGAAATGGAGACACCACCTCCGCGTCTAAACTTAATGTTACACGGTTTTAGCGCCCAAATTTACTGGATTGGTTGATAatgtggagagaaaaaaaaacgacTTTTCCCGCTCGCTAGATCCAGTTACAGGAGTTTCTTTAAAAGCCTGCTACCATAACTTGCAGACAAATGACACATTGCAGACGTCTCATCTCCTACTAACTTAAAGGTAATGAACAGATACAAACAAGGAGTAGTGTAATTGACATCTTCGGGACCTAGCACTGCAGTAAACGCTGGCCCATGTTTTGTTATGAGATCAGTGCAGAGGGACGGTAGGAGGAAACCAGAAAGAAAGATCCCTACTGGAGTAGATGGAAGGAGGTGGAGATATGAAGATCTGATTAGACTGGTTCATTCAAGACGGACAAGGCGCAGTCTTTGCTGCAGTTGCTTAGCAACATGGGGCAAGTCTGCACTCTCATAGTGAAAATGGCGGAGAGCTGTATTTTATGAATGAAACCTATGAAGGGAAAGGCAGTCAAGCTCACAGCCTCTAGCAAGACATTCTCCTACCCAGCCACTCCGTGACGTAGCACCTCCACTTAAAGAACATAGCCTTACAACAAcacaaaggcattttacaaaacaacaaaacatgtttattattaGAACTTATTGTTACAAATATTATAAAGCAATACAataccaaacaaaacaaaaaaccatTACATTATTTCTTACACGCTAATGAATCAAATTTATGTACAGGAAACAAAATCAAAGAGACAGATAACTGACAAAAACGCCCAAATTCCACCCCACCCAACTCCTTAAATAATGCACTACATGACAGCAGTAATACCTAGAAGTCAACTCAAACAGGGGGACTATAAGAGGAATAGGGTACCATTAGAGACACTGTTGCACAGTGGGTTTAGAAGAATTAGGATGATTCCCCAGTTTTTCCAGAAAAACTGCCTGTTGGACAGTTCCCAGAAACAGAAAGTAAATACCTTAAGTCCTCaaacatgattttgttttggaaaaaaaactgtccaCACTGGGTGAAGTTACCAACATTTTATAACACCAATGCCTGGCCAACTTTCGAACAGAACAGCCCAGGTGGAATAGTTCAAACACTGCCTTCCTCTATACCTTCACAGAATGAACCACAGGTCCGTTACCTGGACGTGATTTAGAGCATCCGAATGACTTCTGCGCCAACCTCTAGAAAAGGACATGGGGATTTGGGACCCGGTCTGGTTCGTTGGGTCAAAACAGACACTTTTGATCCAGGAGCCTGAAGTGGCCGGACTTTACTAGGGTGGTGACTCAGACAATGACCATTTAGGAGCAGCAGGCTACCGAGAGACGAagtgagggggagacagagggagactgatcaagggggagaggggaggggagcgAGCCGTCGCTCTGTGAAGGAGCTGTAgtttagagagagacagacgagcGGAGATGGGGAGGGACAGCGCGACGGAGAGGTTGCTGGGAAGAGGGACCTGTCGCTATGTGAAGGAGAAAGCCAAATCTGTTGCTGTGCGGGGGGAGGggattgggtgtgtgtgtgtgtgtgtgtgtgggggggggggcagtgcaCATAAAGGTACACGAGGGCGGCCCCCTGTCCCAGAACACAGCCAGGCCCAGCGGTGCGTCCCTAAAGGAAATCCATGGAGTTGTCGGGCAGCAGGCCTACGGGCAAGGCCTTGCCGGGCAGACAGGACGACGGGGGCAGCATGCCGCTACTACTGCCGGCGCTGTTGGGAGCCGGGTCCACGTTCTCGCTGTCCTCCATCTTCTCCGCGCAGCCCTCCCAGTTGATATGGAAGCGGGTCACGCGTGGGTTCGACGCCAGGATGTTCCTCTGAAGCTGCGGGAGAGACGCGGGGCGGGGTTAATGTTGTAAAGCAGCGCCACGGGCGTTTTTCGATTACACAGGTTCAACGCGTGGAACTTCTGATTTTTAGGCGCATGGAACGACACTTTAATCTGCATTTCAACTGATACTGACTCGGACGGATCAAcgatgaaataataataattgacgTGTGATTTTCACCGGGTCaggaaaaaccaaaacattattgGGCCCAGGCAGAACACATCGTCGCCTCCTAGTTTCCTACAGACCAGGAAGTCAAAAGTGAAAGGAATCCCGGCACCTCAGACAGGCACAGTGCTTCACTCGTAACAACCTCTGTTGGAATAAACGCCTGGCGAGAGACAAGTGGAAACAACATgcagttgaagaaaaaaaaaaaagtgcagagTTTGGACAGCAGCCATATTCAGTCCACAGGAGGCACAAAAGCATAGGCGTGTCTGCGACTGCTTGGAATGCTGCTCAGTGTCCCGGCATCAACCCGTTTGGGAACATGTGCCACATCACCTGCTGCCCTCGATCAGACCAGCTTGGTGCTAACTGTGTGTGGGCGATGTCAGCCAGCGATGACATTACAGCGTCACCAGTTATTTCATTCTTTCTGAACTTGACGTGTGCCATTACACAACCACGCGACCCGGTGACCTCTACCGTCGCCCGCTCTCTGTTCGACACGGCCTACATGTTCAGTCCATCCCGCAGTCCAAATATTAACTAAAGGGAGAACAACCTAAACCGTAGATAAAGAGGGGAGAGCCCGAAGCCCTTCTGCGTTACCCGCCCACGTAGAGAGTGCTCCGACGCAAACCGAAAAAGCCCCAGCTATAAACCCAGGCCGCCAATGGGCGCTAAGTGAATCACTCGAAACATTCCctctaaataaatatttacaagaGGCCCTGGCCATTGTGAACTGACTGCCCTTCATACGCGGAACCAAAGTGAATGCTGACCCTGAGGCACTCACATCACTACACCGCTTGACCCCACGCACGACCTGCGGTCCGGCACGTGCCGGCGCGTACCTGTGTGTAGTCCGGCTTGACCGGCGGGTTCTCGCGAAGCTCCGGGTCCGTGTACTCGTTGTTGACGTAGTAGCCGATGCGGATGAACTCCTGTCCGCGGTAGGTGCACGTGATCAGGGCCACCGTCACGCCGACGGCGTCGCTCTCCGGAATCAGCCCGGTGTTCGGGGCGTCCGCCTGGGAGAGAGACCGCGGGTGACGGGAGGAAGGGGGAGCAGGAAGACAGAGGGGAAggaggaaacattttaaacaggagTATAGAGAGAGAACTAAGCTGTGGGACACATGTGCAAGCACGGATCTtacctgaaaaacaaacatgtgtcTGCCTGCCGGCACGGGTCCAACCAGAACCGAGTCCAGCGTCTGATCGTACTCCTCACTTTCCGCAGAGCCTACGTAGATGATCTTCCACTCCAGGTCTACACAAGCACAGACGGAACAGAATACAGCAACTTCAACCACGGGTCGTATACATTGAAATAATGCCTCTTAATACTTTTGAC
Above is a window of Esox lucius isolate fEsoLuc1 chromosome 9, fEsoLuc1.pri, whole genome shotgun sequence DNA encoding:
- the asf1bb gene encoding histone chaperone asf1b-B, which produces MAKVQVLNVAVLDNPSPFGNPFQFEITFECMEDLPEDLEWKIIYVGSAESEEYDQTLDSVLVGPVPAGRHMFVFQADAPNTGLIPESDAVGVTVALITCTYRGQEFIRIGYYVNNEYTDPELRENPPVKPDYTQLQRNILASNPRVTRFHINWEGCAEKMEDSENVDPAPNSAGSSSGMLPPSSCLPGKALPVGLLPDNSMDFL